The Natronoarchaeum mannanilyticum nucleotide sequence AGACACCCGGCACGTCGTGCAACACACCGTCGACGACGGGTCGGCGCTCGACGGCGAGTCGCTCGACGACATAACGATCGACTACCCGACGGGCAGCGTCGACGCGTCGGCGTTCGCCGATCCCGGGAACCAGATCGAGGCGATCGGGATCGATACGGATGCCGACGGCGACATCGAGGACGACGTCCCGCCGGGCGCAATCCACCCCAACAACGGCGTCACAATCACCGACGGCGCTTCCACCGTCACGATAGATCTCAGACACAGCAACCCGACCTTGCGCGCTGGGGACCGCCTCGTGATCGAGTACGACAAAGATGACGAGATTGTGAATCCGTCAGTCGACGGGTCTTACGCAACGACCGTCACGCTCGACGGCGTCGAACTCACCGGCGACCTCGAGATCGGGGACGCCGACGGCGACGAGGAGTGCGTTACGCGACTCGGTGCGGCCTGCGGCACGATCGAAGAGGACGAGAGCGCTAACGCCGTCCGGGTCAACCAGGACGAGGCGAGCCTGACGTTCGTCGGCTCGGAAATCGCCCAGGAGATCGACAAGAGCGAGGTCGAGCGAACGCCGCTCGACGTCGTGTTCACGCTCGACCGGTCCGGATCGATGGACATCGAATACTACTGGCATACGATGGGGACCGGGGACAACACCTACTACTACCCGGAGACGGAGACCATCACGGTCGAGGAGGCCATCGACGAAGGGTATCTCACGGATTCCGAACGGGACTTCGGCGGCTGGGACGATCCGGAAACGTATGACTACACCGTCACTGAACGCGGCGTCTTGCCGTACGTCCGAGAGGATGGCAACTGGACGTCCATCGACCGAACGGACGGGATGAGGTACACGTTCTCAGACCACATATGGACGGTGACGGAGGATGGATGGACGCCGATCCCCCGACAGATTCACTTCGACGCCGATCCGGAAGACGAGATCCAGATTCGGAACGCTGGCTTCGATCCCGCCGAACAACGCGTCGATGCCACGCGGTCGTTCATCGACGCGCTGAACGGTTCCGCCGGCGACAGAGCGGCCATCACGGAGTTCGAATCCGACGCGAACACCATTCAGGAACTGACCGATCCCGCGACGGCCCGTTCGGAGGTCGAAGCGAGCGCCGACGGCGGCACGAACATCACCGCCGGCATCAGAAACGCGATCGACGAACACGACGCCGACGACAACGGCGAGAAAGCGATCGTCCTGCTGACCGACGGCGAGAACGACGTCGCCGGGGCGTCGACCGAAGACGAGAACGACCGCACCCGCGAAGCAGCCGAAGCGGCCGCCGCGAAGGACATCGCCGTCTACACCGTCGGCCTCGGCAACGCGGACAGAGCGCTGCTGGAGGACGTCGCCAACACCACCGGGGGCGAGTTCTACCCCGCCGACGAAGCCGACGAGCTCGAGCGCGTCTTCGACCAGATCGCCGGCGAGACGGTTCGCGACCGGACGAAGCAGATCGAGTACCAGTCCGCGACCACCGCGGTACGGGTCGGCGGCGAGAGCTACACCCTCTCGCCGGACGGGGATCTGGGCGGATCGACCCCCGATAAGAACGCCTCGAACGTCAACGATCCGACCGCCGGCCCGCGAACGTACAACGTCGACGACATCGATCTCGGCTCGCTCGTCTCGACGAGCGTCGCGGCCTACGACTGCGAGGAGTCCGAGGGAACGGACGAGACCGTCACTCACGACGGCGAGGAGTACGAACGGACGCGCTGTGTCGCCGCGGACGATCGGCGGGACCAGCGCGACAACGCGTCCGTGTCGCACCACCGGATCTACACTGACGGCGACGACCTCGAGGAGTTCGACGACCTTGCGTGGTACCAGGACGGTCCCGAGGCGCTGCTCGAGAGCTACGACGGCAGCCTGATCCGGAACGGCACGTTCACGCTGTCGGACAACCAGGCTGTCATCCTCGTCGAGCTCGACGGCGAGGGCGCCGGCACTGACTACGCGCTGATGCTGCTGGAAACTCGGGAACCCGACGTCGACTCGACCGCCGAGTTCGACGTCTCCGTCGACGACGTACCGGACGAGGTCGAACAGGGCGATGTCGCCGCGGTCACCGCGACCGTCGAAAACGTCGACGACACTGCGGGGACGGTCGGGTCCGGTGTCCAGATCGAGGGAGAGATGCGGACGGCCCGAGAGCTATCGACGCTCAGCGTCGGCGAGGAACGCGAAGTAACCTACAACGTCCCGACGGCCGGCGTCGATCCCGGAAACCGCACCCTGACCGTGCGCGCCGGTGACGCCGCCGCGTCGGACGAGTTGACCGTCACGCCGCCCGGTACGGCGTCCGCGCCGTCGTTCGACGTGTCGTTCGACGTTCCCGCGAGCGGTTACGAGGCCAACGAGTCGTCGACGACCGTTACCGCGGAGATCGAAAACACTGGGACCACGGACTGGGAGACCAACGCGGGCCTGTTCGTCGATAGCACCGGCCAGATCGTCGGCGCCGATTCGGGAATCGAGGTCGACGCGGGAGAGACCGAGCGGGTCGACTTCACGGTCGATCCGAGGGACTTCGAGAGCGACGGCGACTACACGGTCGAGGTCGCCGTGGAGGACAGTTCCGCCACGGCGCCGCTCTCGGTTACCAAGCGACCGGAGCAGGATCCGTCAGTGATCGACGCGCCGGTCGACGAGATCGAACTGGAGGGCTGACCGCGCTGACGGTCTCCGTTTCGGCTGTTCGTTTTAGAAGTGATACTCGACGCCGTCGGCCGTGTCCTCGACGGTGACGCCCAGCGCCGCTAGTTCGTCCCGTAGCTCATCGGCGCGCTCGTAGTTTCCGGCCGCCCGCTCCTGTTCGCGCACCTCGACGACGAGCTCGACCAACTCCTCGGCCAGCCGCGCCGTGCCGTCGGCCTCGCCCGCCAGCGCGAAGCCCAGCGCCTCGCCCCCGAGCGCCTCGAACGCTTCGACGGCGTCGCGGAGGCCGCGGTAGTCGTACTCGTCGCGGTCATCGACGTGGCGGTGGACCGCGGTCGCGACCGAGAGCAGCGCCGCGATCGCCTCGCGGGTGTTGAAGTTGTCGTTCATCGCCTCGGCGAACTCCTCGCGAGCTTCGGCGACGGCGTCGCGCAGCTCGTCGTCCTCGATCTTCGTCCGGGCGTCGACGTCGTCGGCGGCGTCGACCGCGGTACGATAGCCTCGCTCCAGGCGCTCCCAGCGCTCGACCGCTTCGTCGAGGGCGGCCTCGCTGTAGGTCTGGGTGTTGTCGTAGGCCGCCGACAGCAGGAACATCCGGATCGCGTTCGGGCCGAACTCCGAGACGGCGTTCCGAACGGTAAAGTAGTTCTCCAGGCTCGAGGACATCTTCTCGCCGGCCGTTTCGAGCAGATCGACGTGGAGCCAGTACTTGGCGAACTGCTCGCCGGTCGCGGCCTCGCTCTGGGCGATCTCGTTCTCGTGGTGGGGGAAGACGAGGTCCCGCCCGCCGACGTGGACGTCGATCGAGTCGGCGAGGTGGGTCGTGCTCATCGCCGAGCACTCGATGTGCCAGCCGGGCCGCCCCTCGCCCCACGGCGAGTCCCAGGTTTCGCCACCCGCGGGGGCGTCGTCGGGGTGGGCCTCGCCGGCCTTCCAGAGCGCGAAGTCGGCGGGGTTGCGCTTCTCGGAGCGCTCGTCGGGATCGCCCTGCTGTTCGATGTCGTCGAGGTTCTGGTTCGAGAGCTTGCCGTACTCGTCGAACGTCGTGACGTCGAAGTACACAGAGCCGTTCGCTTCGTAGGCGTACCCCTTCTCGACCAGGGTCTCGACCATCCCGACGATCTCGGGGACGTGCTCGCTCACCCGCGGGTAGACGTCCGCCCGCTTGAGGTTCAGCGAGCGCATATCGGCAAGCACCTCCTCGACGAAGTGTCGGGCGACCTCGGGTTCGCTGTCGCCCAGTTCGTCCTCGCCGACGCGGGCGACGATCTTCTCGTTGACGTCGGTGAAGTTCTCGACGTGCCGGACGTCGTAGCCCAGCTGCTCCAGCCAGCGGTGCATCACGTCGACGTGAACCCACGACCTGGCGTGTCCGAGGTGCGCGAGGTCCGAGACCGTCAGGCCGCAGTAGTACAGCAGCACGGAGTCGGGGTCCTGCGGCTCGAACGGCTCTCGCTCGCCGGTCAACGAGTTCGATACGTGCAGCGTCATCTGCCGAAAGGTTCAGCCAGCGGGCGCTTGAATCCGTCGGAGTTTGGACCGCTCGGCGCGCCCACTCGAAAGCCACAAACCGACCACGCCCCTCCGGGCGGGTAGATGCCGACAGGCGCGATCCCGATCGACACCCTCCCGGGCGGTATCGACCTCTACGCCACGCTCGAAAGCGGCCAGTCGTACCTCTGGCGCCGCGAGGACGGGCGGATGTACGAGGACGCCCCGGACGGACGGCCGTGGTACTGCACCGTGATCGACGGCGAGGCGCTGCGCGTTCGACGGACCGCCGAGGCGATCGAGTGGGAGAGCACTGTCGACGCCGAGGAGACGGTCCGAACGCTCCTGCGCCTCGACGACGACCTGCCGGCGATCTTCGAGGGCGCGCCGGACGACCCGCTGGTGACCGAGGCCTACGACTACGCCCGGGGGCTGCGCCTCGTCGACGACCCGCCGTTCCCGACGCTGATCGCCTTCATCTGTTCCCAGCAGATGCGCGTCGCGCGCATCCACTCGATGGTGACGACGCTGGCCCGCGAGTACGGCAACCCGGTCGAGTTCGACGGGCGGACCTACCACGCGTTTCCGACGCCAGACCAGCTCGCAGCCGCGACCGAGGCGGAACTGCGGGAGCTGGGCCTTGGCTACCGGGCGCCGTACGTCGTCCGGACCGCCGAGATGGTTGCCGACGGCGACGCGCATCCGCGGGACGCCGAGGGGCTGCCCTACGAGGAGGCCCGCGAGGAGCTGACGCAGTTCGTCGGCGTCGGCGACAAGGTGGCCGACTGCGTGTTGCTGTTCTCGCTGGGCTATCTGGAAGCCGTGCCGCTGGACACGTGGATCAAGACCGCCGTGGCCGACTACTATCCCGAGTGCGATCGGGGGAACTACCGGGAGACGTCGCGAGCGATTCGGGAAGCGTTCGGCGGAGGGTATGCGGGATACGTCCAGACGTACGTGTTCCACTACCTCCGAACGCGCGAGGAAGTCTGACTCCGAACGCACGACGGGGGAGGATCCGACACTAAACTCCGTGGGCCCACAGTTACGTCGGGAGTCGTCGTAGCGACGCGCGTGAGCAACGCAGGATCGACAGCGCCGGTCGACGAGGGCGAACAGTACACCGTCGAGATCGACGAAATGGGCGAGGAAGGCGACGGGATCGCAGAGGTCGAGGACTTCGTGATCCTCGTGCCCGAGGCGGACCTGGGGGATCGCGTCACGGTCGAGATCGACGACGTCGCGGACGACTTCGCCACCGCCGAAGTCGTCGAGTAGGGTCGAATCCGACAGTCACTCGCCTTTTCTGAGCGTCCAGACCTGCACGGGATCGCCGTCTTCGATAGCGGCGTCCGATTCGAAGCCGCCCTGCACGGACCACTCTTCGAAGGGCGACGCGCGCGCCAGCAACTCCACTTCCCGCTTGGGGAGCATCTTCAGGCGATGCGATTCCGTCACCACGCGCTTCTCGTCCGAGTCGTACAGCTCGTTTTCGACGGTGAACTCCTGTTCGACCTCGTCGGCGATCCGCGTGCGCGTCCGGAACTCGCGGGACTCTCCGCGAAACTCGACCGGCTCCGCGCGCCACTCGCCGTACGTCTCGGCGATCAGCTCGAAGCTCGGGACGAACACGTCGAAGACGAACCGGCCGCCGGGCGCCAGCGCATCGTATACGTTCCGGAGCGTGTCGAGTTGCTCCTCGATCGTCAGGAGATGCTGCATCGCGTTGAACGGGCAGTAGGCGAGCTCGTACTCGCGGGCGACGGCGAAGTCGGTCATGTCCGCCTGCCAGACTGACGGCTCAAGCCCCCGTTCGGCCGCTCGCTCGCGCAGGAACGATAGCATCTCGGCCGATCGGTCGAAGCCGTCGACGTGGCAGCCTTCGGCGAGCGCGTCGAGGTAGATCCGTCCCGTTCCGCAGGCCAGTTCGAGCGCCGGCCCCTCGGCGTCACGCGCGAGCGTCGCGTAGAACTTCGCGTCGCCGCGGTCCATCTCGCGCATTCGCCGGTCGTACAGCTCGGCGCGGAGCGTCGCGTCGGCGTCGAGCGTCGCCATACACTACGGACAGAGCGTCGGCGTGAAAATATTACTCCGGGAGGATCGCGTGCGCGACTCAGGCGTTCAGCTCGTCGGCCAGCTCGCCGCGCTCGTCGAGTTCAGCGAGGATGTCGCTGCCGCCGACGAACTCGCCGTCGACGAACGTCTGAGGGATCGTCTCCCAGCCGCTGCGGTCTTCGAGGGCGTCGCGGTAGGCGTCGAGCGCGTCGAGCACGTCGACGGTCTCGTACTCCTCGCGGTGCTGCTTGATCAGGGTCAGCGCGCGGTCCGAGAAGCCACACTGGGGCATCAGCTCGTTGCCCTTCATGAATAGGACAACCTCGTTGTTCTCGATGGTCTCGTCGACGCGCTGCTGGACCTCCTCGGGCGAGAGCTCGGACTCGGGTTCGAATGCCATGGGTCCTAGTGGTGTCCGGTGCGGGAAATGCCTACCGCACGCGAGAGGGCCGTGACCGCCCGGCGCGGTTCGATGTTCGACGCTCGGCTCGCGCGCGGCGCGGACGCCGCGGCCGCGGCGGCGTCCCGATGCCGCTGCGAGGCAGCTCCGATCAGCCCTCGTACTCGTCGGGTGCGTACGTCTTCAGCTCCATCGCGTGGATGTCCGTCGTCATCCGGTCGCCGAGCGCGTCGTAGACGAGTTCGTGCTGTTCGACCAGCGACTTGCCCTCGAACGCCGGCGAGACGACCAGCGCCGCGAGGTGGTCCTCGTCTTCGGGCCCGCGTGGCTGGGTGACCTCGGCGTCGGCGTCGGGGAGTTCGGCTTCGATCAGGCTCTCGATCTCCTCCAGATCCATGCGCGAGGGAAGGCGGGCCTGGGGGAAAACGTTGCCCACTCGGCGGCGGCCTGCGAACGCGGACGGCCGGACGCGGTGCGAGTGCGACGCCAACGCTCAACCCGCGAGGCGTGGTACGCTCGCCCGGGGAGACTCCGTGGCACGATCAGGCAACACCATCGACAACCCGAAGACCGGCGAGCACGTGACGTTTCTCGACACGGCCGACGAGACCGACGGCGACCGGCTCCGGTTCGAGTACGACGTCGAGGCCGGCGGGGCGACCGTCGCCCCGCACTCCCACCCGCGCCAGCGCGAGCGGATCGAGGTCCGCTCGGGCGTGCTCTCGGCCCGCGTCGACGGCGAGGAAGGAACGGTCCTGACGGGCCAGACGCTCGTGATCCCGCCCGACACGCCGCACTACGTCTGGAACGTCGGCCCGGAGCCGGTGCGCACAGTAGTCGAGCTCGACCCGGCGCTCCGAACCGAGGAGTTCTTCGAGACGACGTTCGGGCTGGCGCGGGACGGCAAGACCGACGAGGACGGCCGGCCGTCGCCGCTCCAGCTCGCGGTGCTGGCCGACGAGTTCTCGGAGGAGTTCCGGTTCGAACTGGGGCCGGCTCCGCTTCGGCGTCCCGCCGCCGCGGTGCTGGGGGCGGTCGGACGAGCGGCGGGCTACCAGGGAACCTATCCGGCGTACACGAAGGAGCCGGTCGAGGCCGAACCGCCGACGCGGCGCTGAACCGGGTCAGGCTCGGTCGAGGGCGGTCGCGAGGGCCTCCTCGATCGGCTCGGTCTTGCTGCGGTCGTACAGCGCCGCGGCGGGGTGGAAACAGGGGACGACGGTGCGGCCGTCGACCTCGAACTCGCGCCCGTGGAGGTCGGTGATCGTCTCGTCGGTGTCGAGCAGCTCCTGGGCGGCGAAGCTGCCCAGCGGAACGAGCACGTCGGGGTCGACGCGCTCGAGCTCGGCGTCCAGCACGGGCGCCCACGCATCGATCTCGGCGGCGTACGGGTCGCGATTTTCGGGCGGGCGCACCTTGACGACGTTGCTGATGTACAGTTCGTCGCGGTCGTGGCCGATCGCGTCGAGCGTGCGGTCGAGCTGCTGGCCCGCCTGGCCGACGAACGGCTCGCCCTGTTTTACCTCCTGGGCGCCCGGCGCCTCGCCGACCAGCATCGCGTCGGCGTCGAGCGGCCCCGCGCCGCCGACGAAGCAGTCGGGGTCGAAGTGATCGTCAGGAACTTCGGCGAGGGCGTCGGCGAACTCCGACTCGTACTCCCAGCCGGTGTCGTACTCGGTGGGCATTCTCGGGTCGTGGTACGACGCTTCCGGGGAAAGTGGTTGGGTGGAGTTTGTTTTGACGGTGTGCTCTTTGGAATGACAGCACTGACTGCGAACTCCCCGAAAGCCCCCGCCGCGGTCGACCGGTTGCGACTCTCTGTGCGCTTCCTTCGCTCCTTTCAGTCGCTCAGTCCAGTGCTTGCTTCGTCTCACCGGGCCGACCGCGGCGGCCCCTTTCATTCCAACCCGACCGCAGCCTCGTCCTCCCCAGCCGACTCTCTCGGTCGCGCTGCTCCCTCGATCGTCCCTCGCGCGCTGCTGTCTCGTCACGAGGACTCGACAGCGCGCGCCACCGCAGCCGCACGGCCCGGCGCGCCTTCATGGCGCGCCGACGGGGGAGGGACAGGCTGCGCGTGGTCGCTGCAAGCGACCCGCGCAATGCGGTGCCCTGGCGGATTGAAAGGGCGAGGCACGGTGGACGGTTCTCGGTCGGCCCTATCCGAACGAAGTGAGGATATCCGGGCGAGAACCGTCGAGCGGGCCGAGGGCTTTCAGAGCCTTCCAGTCTGTCGCCGAACTCGCGACTGCTAGGAGCGGACCGAGGGCTTTCGCAGTGGTCTCACCCGTAGAGCGGGACGCTACACCGAAATCCCAACCGAAGCCGTCCGTCCAATGATCGAACGTCTCCGCTGTTCCTGGAACCGGTCGGGCAAATCAGTCCCTTTTTACAGGCAGACGAGGAACCACGAACCATGAGCTTCGAGGAAGACGACACGGTCATTCTGCACGACGAGCACAGCGAATACGACGGCGAGGAAGGGACGATCACGCAGGTCATGGAGACAATGTTCGGCGACGAAACCTACACCGTCAGCTTCGAGGAGGGTCAGGAGACCGGCATCTCCGAGGACAGCCTCGAAGCGGCCGAGTAGAGACCAGATGCCGAGCGTCCCGTTTCACTACGTCGACCTGCGAACGTTCTGCTACGCCACGGAGGACGACAAGCGCGTCGAGGCGGCGCTCCGTCACTACCTCCCCGAGGAGTTCGAGATCGAGGTCGCGCCCACCGAGGGCCACCACGGCGACCGGATCGTCGTGCTCTCGGCGCGCGTCGAGAACGCCGACGAGATGCGCCGCGTGCTCGGCCAGGTCGCCGAGATCGACCAGATCGATCGCGTGATGGACGAACTCGACGAGCGGGTAGACGAGAACTGCTCGCTATTCCTCCGGCTCGACAAGCAGGCGGCGTTCAACGGGCGCTCCGAGCTCGGCGAGGGGATCACCCTCCGCGCGAAGGTCGAGGCCTACCCGGCCAAGCAGGAAGCGGCGGTCGAGAACGCCCGCGAAGCGTTCGAGAACGCCCGCGAGGGCGCGTACTGACGCCGATCCGTCCTCGCAACGCATCCGTTTTCACCAGCGTGCCTCCCCGACACAAGGCTTATTGTGCGGGCCGTTGTCTTGCGAACCGTTACCACGATCCGCGTGGATGATTATCATGCAAACGTGTCCGTACTGCGACTCCGACCTGATGGGAACTGCAAGCCGCAGGCGCACCCGCGGCGACGCCACGCCGGGCCGAAAGAGCACGGGGCCGGAGCTGGTCTCGTGTCCGGACTGCGGAGAAGTGATCGACGGGTTCACTCCGCACTGATACGGAGGGCTGACCGACACGGACGGTCGAGCGAGTAACCGACACGACGACCGACGCCGGCGGCACACTCCCGCTTTTCCGGAACGTAACTGCAAAGGCCCGTCGCGGGGCTGGTACTGGTATGTACGAGGCGGTCCACGCCCGGCCCGACGGCGACGCCACGGTCGCACGACTCGCCCGCACGGCCGCCGAGCTGGGGTACGACGGCGTCGTCGTGCGGAACCACGGCGACGCCAAGGCCGACTACGATCCCGACGAGGTCGCCGCGGCGACGGGCGTGGACGTCGTCGACGGCATCGAGATCCGCGCGGACGACCCCCAGAAAGCCAGCGGCGCGGTCGGCAACTACCGGGGCAAGCGCACGATCGTCGCCGTCCACGGCGGGACGAATGCGCTCAACCGGTTCGCCGTCGAGCAGGAGCGCGTCGACGTGCTGGCCCACCCGATGGCCGGCGACGGCGACGTCAATCACGTCCTCGCGAACGCCGCCCGCGAGAACGGCGTCCGGATCGAGTTCGACTTCTCGAAGGTGCTCCGCGCGACGGGCGGCGAGCGCGTGCAGGCGCTGCAAGGACTCCGAAAACTCCGCGAGATCGTCGACCACTGCGACGCGCCGTTCGTCGTCAGCGCCGACGCGCGCTCGCACCTCCAGCTACGCGCCCCCAGAGAGCTCCGGGCCGTCGGCGAGGTGATCGGGTTCGACCCCGAGGCGATCGAGGCGGGCCTGCGCGAGTGGGGCGAGATCGCCGAGCGCACCCGCGAGATCCGGTCCGAGACGTTCATTGAGCCGGGGGTCGAACGTGGCAGGTATGAAAAAGAGCCTTGAGGACCACGCCGCCCGGTTCGACGAGAAGGCCGCGGAGTACGACGATTCGAAGAGCGAGGAGTACCGCGCCTGCGCGGAGCTGGTGATCCGCCACGCCGCGCCCGAGGCCGACGACGTCGTGCTGGACCTGGCGACCGGCACCGGCGCCATCGGGCTGGCGATCGCCGAGAACGCGGAGTTCGTCGTCGGCCGGGACATCAGCGAGGGGATGCTGGATCAGGCCCGCGAGAAGGCCGCCGAGCGAGGGATCGAGAACATCGCGTTCGGCGAGGGGCGGTTTCGCGATCCCGGCGTCGACCGGGACGTCGACGTCGTCGTGTCGAACTTCGCGATGCACCACCTCTCCGACGCGGAGAAGCGCGAGTCGATCGAGACGATCGCGGAGCTGGAACCCGACCGGTTCGTCCTCGGCGACGTGATGCTGTTCGGCGAAGCCGACCCGTCCGAGCCGTTCTACAGCCCCGAGGTCGACGATCCCGCGACGGTGGGCGTGCTGGCCGACGCCCTCACGGATGCGGGCTTCGCGCTCACGGCGGTCGAACAGGTCCACGAGCAGGTCGGCGTGCTCGTCGCCGAGCGGCCCGGCGGCACGGTCGACGCCGACGCCGCCGCGGCGACTGACGCCGACGCCGAATCCGGCGACGATGCCGACCAGGAGACCGAATGAAACACCTCCCAAAACACCTCCGGCCGCGCTGGCGCTACCTCGCGGTCGGCCTCGAAGGCTGGCCCGACGCCGACCTCGATCGGGGCGACTTCCAGCGCGAACTGTGGTACGCCGGCCAGAACCTGCTGGGCGACGCCGGCAGCGCGGACGCCGACCTCACGGTGCTGGACTTCGAGTTCGCGGACGGCACCGGCGAGACGATCGTGCGCGCCCGCCACGGCCACGTCACCGAGGCCCGCGCCGCGCTGGCCTGCCTGGACGCGATCGACGGCGACGAGATCGCGGTGCGGGTCCGGGGCGTCAGCGGCACGATCCGAGCCTGTGAAGAAAAGTATTTAGGACGCGCTCCGGAAGCTTCCCAAGAGAGAACGGTCGCGTTCGAGGGCGCGGAGCGGCCCGCAGCGGCCCGCGAGAAGCTGGTCGACGTCCGGGTCGGCTCCGCGTTCGTCGGCGCGACGGACCTCGATTTCGAGTGATACCATGCAGGGACAAGCCCAACAGCAGGCCTACGACCGGGGGATCACCATCTTCTCCCCGGACGGACGGCTCTATCAGGTCGAGTACGCGCGCGAAGCGGTCAAACGAGGCACGGCGAGCATCGGCGTCCGCACCGCCGAGGGCGTCGTGCTGGCGGTCGACAAGCGGATCCGCTCGCCGCTGCTCGAGGGGACGAGCGTCGAGAAGCTCCACAAGGCCGACGACCACATCGGCATCGCCAGCGCCGGCCACGTCGCCGACGCGCGCCAGCTGATCGACTTCGCGCGCCGGAACGCCCAGACCAACCGGCTGCGCTACGGCGAGCCGATCGGCGTCGAGACGCTGACCAAGGAAGTCACCGACCACATCCAGCAGTACACGCAGGTCGGCGGCGCCCGCCCGTTCGGCGTCGCGCTGATCGTCGGCGGCATCGAGAACGGCGAGCCGCGCCTCTACGAGACCGACCCCTCCGGGACCCCCTACGAGTGGAAGGCACTCGCAGTGGGCGCCGACCGCGGCGAGATCCAGGAATTCCTCGAGGAGAACTACGACGAGGGCGGCGACCTGGAGTCGGGCATCGTGCTCGCGCTCGAGGCGCTGGCCTCGGTCAACGACGGCTCGCTCAGCCCCGAGGGCCTCGGGATGGCGACCGTCGACGCCGAAAGCGAGCAGTACGTCGAGCTGACGAAAGACGAGATCGGCGAGTATCTCGACGCCGAAGGCCTCCTCGACGAGGGCGAGGAGGACGGCGACGCCGACGACGAAGCCGACGAGTAACGCCCCAGCCTGGGCCGGTCCCGGGTCTTTTCGCGATGCTCCGCTCCGGTAGCGACGCGTCGGTTCGAAATTCTGACCTGTCCGCGCGAACAGAAGACTTTCATGTGCGGTGCCGTCAACCGGTGACGGATGCGACGATCACTGCTCGTTGTGACGCTGGCGGTACTCGTAATGCTCTCCGGCTGCGCGGCGCTCGACGGCGGCGACGCCGCAGAGCCCGCGCCGAACGGCAGCGCCGTCGTCGAGCCGGAGGACCCGGCGACCGATGCCGCGGACACCACCCAGTCGATCCGGGTCACCGCGAACGAGTCGGTCGCCGGCAGCGAGTGGAGCTCGCTCTCCGCGGAGTACCCGCGTGATAGCTTCACCGTCGACAGCGTCCAGCACAGAGACGTCGGCCTCGGCGTCGACACGAACAACGACAGCGAAGTCGACCGGGAACTCAACGAGACCCACATCAGCGGC carries:
- a CDS encoding BolA family transcriptional regulator; the protein is MDLEEIESLIEAELPDADAEVTQPRGPEDEDHLAALVVSPAFEGKSLVEQHELVYDALGDRMTTDIHAMELKTYAPDEYEG
- a CDS encoding cupin domain-containing protein is translated as MARSGNTIDNPKTGEHVTFLDTADETDGDRLRFEYDVEAGGATVAPHSHPRQRERIEVRSGVLSARVDGEEGTVLTGQTLVIPPDTPHYVWNVGPEPVRTVVELDPALRTEEFFETTFGLARDGKTDEDGRPSPLQLAVLADEFSEEFRFELGPAPLRRPAAAVLGAVGRAAGYQGTYPAYTKEPVEAEPPTRR
- a CDS encoding uracil-DNA glycosylase, yielding MPTEYDTGWEYESEFADALAEVPDDHFDPDCFVGGAGPLDADAMLVGEAPGAQEVKQGEPFVGQAGQQLDRTLDAIGHDRDELYISNVVKVRPPENRDPYAAEIDAWAPVLDAELERVDPDVLVPLGSFAAQELLDTDETITDLHGREFEVDGRTVVPCFHPAAALYDRSKTEPIEEALATALDRA
- a CDS encoding DUF1918 domain-containing protein; this encodes MSFEEDDTVILHDEHSEYDGEEGTITQVMETMFGDETYTVSFEEGQETGISEDSLEAAE
- a CDS encoding RNA-binding protein; this translates as MPSVPFHYVDLRTFCYATEDDKRVEAALRHYLPEEFEIEVAPTEGHHGDRIVVLSARVENADEMRRVLGQVAEIDQIDRVMDELDERVDENCSLFLRLDKQAAFNGRSELGEGITLRAKVEAYPAKQEAAVENAREAFENAREGAY
- a CDS encoding RNase P subunit p30 family protein, whose product is MYEAVHARPDGDATVARLARTAAELGYDGVVVRNHGDAKADYDPDEVAAATGVDVVDGIEIRADDPQKASGAVGNYRGKRTIVAVHGGTNALNRFAVEQERVDVLAHPMAGDGDVNHVLANAARENGVRIEFDFSKVLRATGGERVQALQGLRKLREIVDHCDAPFVVSADARSHLQLRAPRELRAVGEVIGFDPEAIEAGLREWGEIAERTREIRSETFIEPGVERGRYEKEP
- a CDS encoding class I SAM-dependent methyltransferase — translated: MKKSLEDHAARFDEKAAEYDDSKSEEYRACAELVIRHAAPEADDVVLDLATGTGAIGLAIAENAEFVVGRDISEGMLDQAREKAAERGIENIAFGEGRFRDPGVDRDVDVVVSNFAMHHLSDAEKRESIETIAELEPDRFVLGDVMLFGEADPSEPFYSPEVDDPATVGVLADALTDAGFALTAVEQVHEQVGVLVAERPGGTVDADAAAATDADAESGDDADQETE
- a CDS encoding Rpp14/Pop5 family protein, coding for MKHLPKHLRPRWRYLAVGLEGWPDADLDRGDFQRELWYAGQNLLGDAGSADADLTVLDFEFADGTGETIVRARHGHVTEARAALACLDAIDGDEIAVRVRGVSGTIRACEEKYLGRAPEASQERTVAFEGAERPAAAREKLVDVRVGSAFVGATDLDFE
- the psmA gene encoding archaeal proteasome endopeptidase complex subunit alpha, which translates into the protein MQGQAQQQAYDRGITIFSPDGRLYQVEYAREAVKRGTASIGVRTAEGVVLAVDKRIRSPLLEGTSVEKLHKADDHIGIASAGHVADARQLIDFARRNAQTNRLRYGEPIGVETLTKEVTDHIQQYTQVGGARPFGVALIVGGIENGEPRLYETDPSGTPYEWKALAVGADRGEIQEFLEENYDEGGDLESGIVLALEALASVNDGSLSPEGLGMATVDAESEQYVELTKDEIGEYLDAEGLLDEGEEDGDADDEADE